A genomic region of Cannabis sativa cultivar Pink pepper isolate KNU-18-1 chromosome 1, ASM2916894v1, whole genome shotgun sequence contains the following coding sequences:
- the LOC115706930 gene encoding K(+) efflux antiporter 4 isoform X2 — protein sequence MRVRSSSILAFFFLLAVPSPAFPLFAIADSLQSNSASEEINATTATILDADADADADSNSTRSRSNEDSFADMIDRALEREFPENEQNEATDAGSFNNSVAEQQAVLETVARVKSKKNDTKEEKSFQFHHVFNNENQAEDMPTLIDRKDNVFVISNRKSKFPVLQLDARLISDLVVVIVSATCGGIAFACAGQPVITGYLLAGSVIGPGGLSFVSEMVQVETVAQFGVIFLLFALGLEFSAAKLRVVRAVAVLGGLLQIFLFMCLCGITASLCGGKSSEGVFVGAFLSMSSTAVVLKFLMEKNSINALHGQVTVGILILQDCAVGLLFALLPVLGGTSGVLQGVMSMTKSLVVLISFLAILSIVSRTCVPWFLKLMISLSSQTNELYQLASVAFCLLVAWCSDKLGLSLELGSFAAGVMISTTDLGQHTLEQVEPIRNFFAALFLASIGMLIHVHFLWNHVDILLAAVILVIIIKTIVVAIVVKGFGYNNKTSLLVGMSLAQIGEFAFVLLSRASNLHLVEGKLYLLLLGTTALSLVTTPLLFKLIPAVVHLGVLLRWFSPDSPSEVLKSAKEVD from the exons ATGAGGGTCCGATCTTCTTCCATTCTCGCATTCTTCTTCCTCCTTGCTGTTCCTTCTCCCGCTTTTCCCCTCTTCGCCATTGCCGATTCGCTCCAGTCCAACTCAGCGTCGGAGGAGATCAATGCCACCACCGCCACTATCCTCGACGCCGACGCCGACGCCGACGCCGACTCCAACTCTACGCGTTCGAGATCCAATGAGGACAGTTTTGCCGACATGATCGACCGGGCGCTTGAGAGGGAGTTTCCCGAGAATGAGCAGAATGAAG CCACCGATGCTGGTAGCTTCAACAACAGTGTTGCTGAGCAGCAG GCCGTTTTGGAAACTGTTGCTAGAGTAAAGTCCAAGAAAAATGACACCAAAGAGGAAAA GTCATTTCAGTTTCATCATGTTTTCAATAATGAGAATCAAGCTGAAGATATGCCAACACTGATAGATCGCAAG GACAATGTCTTCGTTATATCTAATCGGAAGTCAAAGTTTCCTGTGCTACAACTTGATGCAAG GCTTATATCAGACCTTGTAGTCGTCATTGTCTCTGCAACTTGTGGTGGCATTGCTTTCGCCTGCGCTGGACAACCG GTTATTACTGGATATCTGCTTGCAGGTTCTGTCATTGGCCCAGGAGGCTTGAGTTTTGTCAGTGAAATGGTGCAG GTTGAGACAGTTGCTCAGTTTGGTgtcatttttcttctttttgcaCTGGGCCTGGAGTTTTCTGCTGCAAAG CTTCGTGTAGTTCGGGCTGTGGCTGTACTAGGAGGTCTACTCCAGATTTTCCTGTTTATGTGCCTATGTGGAATAACAGCCTCT TTATGTGGTGGTAAATCTTCTGAGGGAGTATTTGTTGGAGCATTTCTTTCTATGTCTTCAACTGCAGTG GTTTTGAAATTCTTGATGGAGAAAAATAGTATCAATGCCCTTCATGGTCAGGTCACAGTTGGCATTCTTATTTTACAG GATTGTGCTGTCGGTTTGCTGTTTGCCTTGCTTCCAGTTCTTGGTGGTACTTCCGGTGTTCTTCAAGGAGTGATGTCCATGACCAAATC GTTGGTGGTTTTGATATCATTTTTGGCTATCTTGTCAATAGTATCTCGTACTTGTGTGCCATGGTTCCTTAAGCTCATGATAAGCCTATCATCTCAG ACTAATGAACTCTATCAACTGGCATCAGTGGCATTTTGCTTGCTTGTTGCTTGG TGTAGTGATAAGCTGGGTTTAAGCCTTGAACTTGGCTCATTTGCTGCTGGAGTGATGATTTCAACTACTGATCTTGGTCAACATACACTTGAAcaa GTTGAGCCTATTCGTAACTTTTTTGCTGCTCTATTCCTCGCCAGCATAGGGATGTTAATTCATGTTCATTTTCTATGGAACCATGTTGATATATTACTTGCAGCTGTTATTTTGGTGATCATTATAAAAACTATTGTGGTTGCTATTGTTGTCAAGGGGTTTGGATATAACAACAAGACATCTCTTCTT GTTGGCATGTCCCTGGCACAAATTGGTGAATTTGCTTTTGTTCTTTTGAGTCGCGCATCTAATCTTCATTTGGTAGAG GGAAAATTATATCTGTTGCTTCTTGGAACGACAGCTCTCAGTCTG GTAACAACGCCACTGCTCTTCAAGTTGATTCCTGCCGTTGTTCACCTTGGGGTCTTATTGCGGTGGTTTTCTCCAGATAGCCCGAGTGAG GTGCTTAAGAGTGCAAAAGAGGTGGATTGA
- the LOC115706930 gene encoding K(+) efflux antiporter 4 isoform X1, whose product MRVRSSSILAFFFLLAVPSPAFPLFAIADSLQSNSASEEINATTATILDADADADADSNSTRSRSNEDSFADMIDRALEREFPENEQNEATDAGSFNNSVAEQQAVLETVARVKSKKNDTKEEKSFQFHHVFNNENQAEDMPTLIDRKDNVFVISNRKSKFPVLQLDARLISDLVVVIVSATCGGIAFACAGQPVITGYLLAGSVIGPGGLSFVSEMVQVETVAQFGVIFLLFALGLEFSAAKLRVVRAVAVLGGLLQIFLFMCLCGITASLCGGKSSEGVFVGAFLSMSSTAVVLKFLMEKNSINALHGQVTVGILILQDCAVGLLFALLPVLGGTSGVLQGVMSMTKSLVVLISFLAILSIVSRTCVPWFLKLMISLSSQTNELYQLASVAFCLLVAWCSDKLGLSLELGSFAAGVMISTTDLGQHTLEQVEPIRNFFAALFLASIGMLIHVHFLWNHVDILLAAVILVIIIKTIVVAIVVKGFGYNNKTSLLVGMSLAQIGEFAFVLLSRASNLHLVEGKLYLLLLGTTALSLVTTPLLFKLIPAVVHLGVLLRWFSPDSPSEIGYKGDNLRSDSAKRIAILVHGSHDS is encoded by the exons ATGAGGGTCCGATCTTCTTCCATTCTCGCATTCTTCTTCCTCCTTGCTGTTCCTTCTCCCGCTTTTCCCCTCTTCGCCATTGCCGATTCGCTCCAGTCCAACTCAGCGTCGGAGGAGATCAATGCCACCACCGCCACTATCCTCGACGCCGACGCCGACGCCGACGCCGACTCCAACTCTACGCGTTCGAGATCCAATGAGGACAGTTTTGCCGACATGATCGACCGGGCGCTTGAGAGGGAGTTTCCCGAGAATGAGCAGAATGAAG CCACCGATGCTGGTAGCTTCAACAACAGTGTTGCTGAGCAGCAG GCCGTTTTGGAAACTGTTGCTAGAGTAAAGTCCAAGAAAAATGACACCAAAGAGGAAAA GTCATTTCAGTTTCATCATGTTTTCAATAATGAGAATCAAGCTGAAGATATGCCAACACTGATAGATCGCAAG GACAATGTCTTCGTTATATCTAATCGGAAGTCAAAGTTTCCTGTGCTACAACTTGATGCAAG GCTTATATCAGACCTTGTAGTCGTCATTGTCTCTGCAACTTGTGGTGGCATTGCTTTCGCCTGCGCTGGACAACCG GTTATTACTGGATATCTGCTTGCAGGTTCTGTCATTGGCCCAGGAGGCTTGAGTTTTGTCAGTGAAATGGTGCAG GTTGAGACAGTTGCTCAGTTTGGTgtcatttttcttctttttgcaCTGGGCCTGGAGTTTTCTGCTGCAAAG CTTCGTGTAGTTCGGGCTGTGGCTGTACTAGGAGGTCTACTCCAGATTTTCCTGTTTATGTGCCTATGTGGAATAACAGCCTCT TTATGTGGTGGTAAATCTTCTGAGGGAGTATTTGTTGGAGCATTTCTTTCTATGTCTTCAACTGCAGTG GTTTTGAAATTCTTGATGGAGAAAAATAGTATCAATGCCCTTCATGGTCAGGTCACAGTTGGCATTCTTATTTTACAG GATTGTGCTGTCGGTTTGCTGTTTGCCTTGCTTCCAGTTCTTGGTGGTACTTCCGGTGTTCTTCAAGGAGTGATGTCCATGACCAAATC GTTGGTGGTTTTGATATCATTTTTGGCTATCTTGTCAATAGTATCTCGTACTTGTGTGCCATGGTTCCTTAAGCTCATGATAAGCCTATCATCTCAG ACTAATGAACTCTATCAACTGGCATCAGTGGCATTTTGCTTGCTTGTTGCTTGG TGTAGTGATAAGCTGGGTTTAAGCCTTGAACTTGGCTCATTTGCTGCTGGAGTGATGATTTCAACTACTGATCTTGGTCAACATACACTTGAAcaa GTTGAGCCTATTCGTAACTTTTTTGCTGCTCTATTCCTCGCCAGCATAGGGATGTTAATTCATGTTCATTTTCTATGGAACCATGTTGATATATTACTTGCAGCTGTTATTTTGGTGATCATTATAAAAACTATTGTGGTTGCTATTGTTGTCAAGGGGTTTGGATATAACAACAAGACATCTCTTCTT GTTGGCATGTCCCTGGCACAAATTGGTGAATTTGCTTTTGTTCTTTTGAGTCGCGCATCTAATCTTCATTTGGTAGAG GGAAAATTATATCTGTTGCTTCTTGGAACGACAGCTCTCAGTCTG GTAACAACGCCACTGCTCTTCAAGTTGATTCCTGCCGTTGTTCACCTTGGGGTCTTATTGCGGTGGTTTTCTCCAGATAGCCCGAGTGAG ATTGGATATAAAGGGGATAATCTTCGGTCAGACAGTGCTAAGCGTATTGCTATCTTGGTCCACGGCTCTCATGATTCATGA